One Lutra lutra chromosome 7, mLutLut1.2, whole genome shotgun sequence DNA window includes the following coding sequences:
- the SNAP23 gene encoding LOW QUALITY PROTEIN: synaptosomal-associated protein 23 (The sequence of the model RefSeq protein was modified relative to this genomic sequence to represent the inferred CDS: inserted 1 base in 1 codon), translating to MDNLSSEEIQLRAHQVTDESLESTRRILGLALESQDAGIKTITMLDEQGEQLNRIEEGMDQINXDMREAEKTLTELNKCCGLCVCPCNRFSDVHCFYETRTKNFESGKAYKATWGDGGDNSPSNVVSKQPGRVTNGQPQQTTTGAASGGYIKRITNDAREDEMEENLTQVGSILGNLKNMALDMGNEIEAQNRQIDRITEKADTNKDRIDVANARAKKLIDS from the exons ATGGATAATCTGTCATCAGAAGAAATTCAACTGAGAGCCCACCAGGTTACTGATGAG TCTCTGGAAAGTACAAGGAGAATCCTGGGTTTAGCCCTTGAG tcTCAGGATGCAGGAATCAAGACTATCACTATGCTGGATGAACAAGGGG AACAACTAAACCGCATAGAGGAAGGCATGGaccaaataa aagacatgagaGAGGCTGAGAAGACTTTAACGGAACTCAACAAGTGCTGTGGCCTTTGCGTCTGCCCATGTAATAG atTCTCAGATGTTCATTGTTTCTATGAAACCAG GACAAAGAACTTTGAGTCTGGTAAGGCCTACAAGGCAACATGGGGAGATGGTGGAGACAACTCTCCCAGCAATGTAGTATCTAAGCAGCCAGGCCGAGTGACAAACGGTCAGCCTCAACAAACAACCACTGGAGCAGCTAGCGGTGGATACATTAAACG TATAACTAATGATGCCAGAGAAGATGAGATGGAAGAGAACCTGACTCAAGTGGGCAGTATCCTAGGAAACCTAAAGAACATGGCCCTGGACATGGGCAATGAGATCGAGGCTCAAAACCGACAAATAGACAGGATCACAGAAAAG gctGACACCAACAAAGATCGTATTGATGTTGCCAATGCCAGAGCAAAGAAACTCATTGACAGCTAA
- the LRRC57 gene encoding leucine-rich repeat-containing protein 57 — MGNSALRAHVETAQKTGVFQLKDRGLTEFPSELQKLTSNLRTIDLSNNKIESLPPMIIGKFTVLKSLSLNNNKLTVLPEELCHLKKLEMLSLNNNHLRELPSTFGQLAALKTLSLSGNQLQALPPQLCSLRHLDVVDLSKNQIRSIPDIVGELQVIELNLNQNQISQISVKISCCPRLKVLRLEENCLELSMLPQSILSDSQICLLAVEGNLFEIKKLRELEGYDKYMERFTATKKKFA; from the exons ATGGGAAACAGTGCCCTCCGCGCTCATGTGGAAACCGCGCAGAAAACTGGTGTCTTTCAGCTTAAGGACCGTGGGCTGACCGAG TTCCCCTCAGAGCTGCAGAAGCTGACCAGCAATCTAAGGACCATCGACTTGTCCAACAACAAGATCGAGAGCCTACCGCCTATGATTATAGGGAAGTTCACTGTGCTGAAGAGCCTCTCCTTGAACAACAACAAACTGA cTGTTCTTCCTGAGGAGTTATGCCATCTGAAAAAATTAGAGATGCTAAGCCTGAACAACAACCACTTGAGAGAGCTACCATCTACCTTTGGGCAACTGGCAGCCCTCAAGACCCTGAGCCTCTCTGGGAACCAGCTTCAAGCACTACCACCACAACTCTGTAGCCTCCGGCACTTGGATGTGGTGGATCTCTCCAAGAATCAGATTCGGAGCATACCTGACATAGTGGGGGAGCTGCAGGTCATCGAACTCAATCTCAACCAGAACCAG ATATCACAGATCTCAGTAAAGATCTCTTGCTGTCCTCGCCTTAAAGTTCTTCGCCTGGAAGAGAACTGTCTTGAGCTCAGCATGCTTCCACAGAGCATTCTCAGTGATTCCCAGATCTGTCTGCTTGCTGTGGAAGGCAAcctttttgaaataaagaaacttCGAGAACTGGAAGGATATGATAAG taCATGGAGAGGTTCACGGCCACTAAGAAGAAATTTGCATGA